Below is a window of Mucilaginibacter ginkgonis DNA.
CTCAAAATAAATCAGCATGTCATTACAGATTGGCCAGCCGGCCCCGCAGTTTACCTTAGTATCGTCAGAACTTAAAGAAGTTTCGTTAGCAGATTTTAAAGGCCATAAAGTGGTGATCCATTTCTTTCCGATGGCATTCACAGGTACATGCACAGAACAGTTGTGCACTATGCGCGATAATTTTGGTTATTATGAAGATTTGGATGCGCAAGTCCTGGGGATTTCTGTCGATTCGCCGTTTACACTGGCTAAGTTTAAAGAAGAAAATGGTTACCAATTTCCATTACTTTCCGACTTTAATAAGACAGCATCTGCTAATTATGGCGCTTTATACGATGAATTTGTTTTTGGTTTAAAAGGTGTGTCTAAGCGCGCGGCATTTGTGATAGATGAAGATCAAACCATTGTTTATGCCGAGGTTTTAGAATCTGCCGGCGATTTGCCAAACTTTAAAGCAATAGCCCTTGCGGTTAAGTAGTTTGAAATATTTTATGCAAAAATAAAATTATATGCTATTTTTGCATTCCGTTTTAGAAATCGTTGTCTTTTAACGATTTTTTGAGCAAAGGATTGGACCTGTAGCTTAATTGGATAGAGCACCTGACTACGGATCAGGAGGTTAGGGGTTCGACTCCCTTCAGGTCCACATTT
It encodes the following:
- a CDS encoding redoxin domain-containing protein, encoding MSLQIGQPAPQFTLVSSELKEVSLADFKGHKVVIHFFPMAFTGTCTEQLCTMRDNFGYYEDLDAQVLGISVDSPFTLAKFKEENGYQFPLLSDFNKTASANYGALYDEFVFGLKGVSKRAAFVIDEDQTIVYAEVLESAGDLPNFKAIALAVK